The genomic region cctggtctagtgtaTGCCCTCAAACGAGAAGGTTTATACCCCtattcaaatttaaaataaaaataaaaatctttcttTACTGTCCATATGTATGTCCAGTTCTTCTTTGAAATCTGCTACCTCTTGGCCTCTATCCTATCTTGTGGCAATTAGTTCCACAGGCCAATTTTATGTGTAGTGAAAACATTTCCTTCAAACAGTTTTAATTTTGTTGCCTTTGCATTTAATTGAATGTACCTGTGTACTTGCATTATGAAAAAGGTAAATAGAAGTGTCCTGTCTGTCTTCTCTGTATTAGTTATTATTTTGTATACATCTATCAAATTCCCTCATATTAGTGTGTTGTCTAAAGTAGCTTTAGTCTTTTCAACCTCTCTACTGAAATTTTTCTAGGAAGGTCTCTATATCACCTGCCTCTGAATACGCACTATTTCTGCTGTATCCTTTTTGATGCGGCACCAGAACTGAATACATTATTCCAGCTGAGGGCATACCATTTATAAATGTAATATCGttatattttctgtgttattttCCATCTCATTCTTTATGCATCCTCACAttttatttgctctttttaacCCACTTTGCACATTGGCTAATAAAACACACATGGGGAAAAAGGGTATGTATACATTAGAATACCTTTTGTTAAGTGTGTATATTTATGTATAAATCAGAAAGATGTTAAGTGAAAACGAGACAAGATAGCTGTTAGAAGTCACAGTACAGCAGTGTGAGGGTAAAGTCTCAAGAGGTATGCAGTTCAATAGGATTTTAATTGGATACTTGGTGAGAAAACAGTGTCTGCCGATAAAAGAGCTGTAGAAGTGTTGTTGGGGGAATACCTGATGGTATCTGCCAAGATTTTTCTCATCCCCTCACCTCTTTTTCCAATTGACAGCAATAAGAAGTGTAGGTAAGGTATAATCACCTACACTTTCCCATTCTGAGTACTGATGTGTTATGTAATCCATATTAAAGACAAACTGAATTCTGATTTTACGTGCTGTGTTCTTTGTTGCTTTAAACAATGtctatttgtttttcattctgtaTTTCTGACTTTTCTCCTTCACTGTTTTTTAAGGTAAATCACATCTGAATTTTTGtgaaatttcttttattttaataggCTACGAGAGCAAGAACGAAAAGAGGCAGAAGAAGCTAGTCAGAAAGAAATAGAAGAATGGGAAAAGTCACTTTTAGCTGAAGCAGCACCTACAAGGATGGAGACCATGTGGGAAATTCCAGCTATTGGTCATTTCCTTTGTTTAGCACAACAAATTCTAAACTTGCCTGAAATAGTCTTCTATGAGTTGGAACGTTGTCTTCTAATGCCTCAATGTAATGCTTTTTTATCCAAAATAATGACTTCTTTGTTAAGTCCTCCTCATCGCAGATCTACCTTGCATCGAAGACCAACTCTTCCTTACAGGACTTGGGAAGCAGCACTTAGACAGAAAGTGCAACAGTGGTACACTGTTGTAGGGCAAACTGACAACCCTGATGGCTGTGCAGAAAAGCTTGGGCTATGCCCCCAGTTTTTTAAAGTCCTTGGGGAAATTAATCCTTTGGAGGGAAAACCATTTCATGAGCTCCCTTTCTACCAAAAAGTATGGCTGCTAAAAGGCCTCTGTGACTTTGTATATGAAACACAAAAAGATGTTCAAGATGCTGTGCTTGGGCAGCCTATCCATGAATGCAGGGAAGTGATCCTTGGTTATGATTTCTTGGAGAATGCCTATGTTCATTTTCCACAGTTCTGTGGTGCTGATGTACGGATTTACAAACAGAAGCCTTTTCAAGCCCCTGCATTTCCAGCTCCACCCATCAAAGTAAAAAAAGTACCACGGATTAAATTGGAGAAAGTGAAATGTGAGTATGTCAGCAAAAGCAATGGGGAAGTCAGATTTGGTGGTAGAGAAGAGCGGCTACCTCACTGTAAGATCGAAGCAGGGAAAAGTATGGATTCTCTTATTTGTTGTCCAGCAAAAATTCACTTGGATAGCTTCAGTATCACCACGGAAAAAGAAATGAAACCCAActgtgaaattaaaatgcatagaGCCTGTGACAAAAAAAACCCTGGCTGCTGTAAAGAGAACCAGGAGAAGCCAATTAGTCCAGGAGAAATTATTGGCTTTGGGGAACCTCTCAGCCCAGGAGAAATCAGGGTTGTAGAAAATGGAGAGAAAGATCATGAAGCTTCCCTAATAAAAACGGAGCCCAGCCCATTAAAAACAAATACCCTTAAAACCTGCCAAGCACATGTGAATGGGAGTCATAGCAACAATCCAGACATGAAATGCCACAAAGTTACTAGAGAAATGATTTTGGAGAATTCACTATGGAATAATAAGAAACTA from Chrysemys picta bellii isolate R12L10 chromosome 6, ASM1138683v2, whole genome shotgun sequence harbors:
- the BRD10 gene encoding uncharacterized bromodomain-containing protein 10 isoform X4: MSLAQPEGDMESPAAGDTSDAPALVGGPAEEEQQPEEENAGDSSPRCRWQQNLSPELQQGYRILGEFLLEKHRPLTAPFLKPLGDQAAVAEEGGAASLAGRSGSDSVAQQAAGMWLLKMEEKFSSGQYTGITDFVADFRLMLETCYRLHGVDHWLSKQAQKLEMMLEQKLALLSRHLREKTTIAVTSKGYYGLEDEKGTACTSTRRRSTPRSLAGLTTGFFESIMVQVLRQEEQQRAKEEKRLREQERKEAEEASQKEIEEWEKSLLAEAAPTRMETMWEIPAIGHFLCLAQQILNLPEIVFYELERCLLMPQCNAFLSKIMTSLLSPPHRRSTLHRRPTLPYRTWEAALRQKVQQWYTVVGQTDNPDGCAEKLGLCPQFFKVLGEINPLEGKPFHELPFYQKVWLLKGLCDFVYETQKDVQDAVLGQPIHECREVILGYDFLENAYVHFPQFCGADVRIYKQKPFQAPAFPAPPIKVKKVPRIKLEKVKCEYVSKSNGEVRFGGREERLPHCKIEAGKSMDSLICCPAKIHLDSFSITTEKEMKPNCEIKMHRACDKKNPGCCKENQEKPISPGEIIGFGEPLSPGEIRVVENGEKDHEASLIKTEPSPLKTNTLKTCQAHVNGSHSNNPDMKCHKVTREMILENSLWNNKKLKLTKMRAKKKKKKKKKLKDILNAHLQRKRDDLQRKREIHPHPFKTYKPEIQNKLFIIKKKTKHKKHKSGKKSISKKAITKKRKAVTKPAVPEFQLICTNLDELRELITKIENELKDLENIRKKSVSDVQSSCSSPAPSPCNITRTR
- the BRD10 gene encoding uncharacterized bromodomain-containing protein 10 isoform X5 produces the protein MSLAQPEGDMESPAAGDTSDAPALVGGPAEEEQQPEEENAGDSSPRCRWQQNLSPELQQGYRILGEFLLEKHRPLTAPFLKPLGDQAAVAEEGGAASLAGRSGSDSVAQQAAGMWLLKMEEKFSSGQYTGITDFVADFRLMLETCYRLHGVDHWLSKQAQKLEMMLEQKLALLSRHLREKTTIAVTSKGYYGLEDEKGTACTSTRRRSTPRSLAGLTTGFFESIMVQVLRQEEQQRAKEEKRLREQERKEAEEASQKEIEEWEKSLLAEAAPTRMETMWEIPAIGHFLCLAQQILNLPEIVFYELERCLLMPQCNAFLSKIMTSLLSPPHRRSTLHRRPTLPYRTWEAALRQKVQQWYTVVGQTDNPDGCAEKLGLCPQFFKVLGEINPLEGKPFHELPFYQKVWLLKGLCDFVYETQKDVQDAVLGQPIHECREVILGYDFLENAYVHFPQFCGADVRIYKQKPFQAPAFPAPPIKVKKVPRIKLEKVKCEYVSKSNGEVRFGGREERLPHCKIEAGKSMDSLICCPAKIHLDSFSITTEKEMKPNCEIKMHRACDKKNPGCCKENQEKPISPGEIIGFGEPLSPGEIRVVENGEKDHEASLIKTEPSPLKTNTLKTCQAHVNGSHSNNPDMKCHKVTREMILENSLWNNKKLKLTKMRAKKKKKKKKKLKDILNAHLQRKRDDLQRKREIHPHPFKTYKPEIQNKLFIIKKKTKHKKHKSGKMVPSETSSKGIALYIGTTAK
- the BRD10 gene encoding uncharacterized bromodomain-containing protein 10 isoform X6, whose protein sequence is MSLAQPEGDMESPAAGDTSDAPALVGGPAEEEQQPEEENAGDSSPRCRWQQNLSPELQQGYRILGEFLLEKHRPLTAPFLKPLGDQAAVAEEGGAASLAGRSGSDSVAQQAAGMWLLKMEEKFSSGQYTGITDFVADFRLMLETCYRLHGVDHWLSKQAQKLEMMLEQKLALLSRHLREKTTIAVTSKGYYGLEDEKGTACTSTRRRSTPRSLAGLTTGFFESIMVQVLRQEEQQRAKEEKRLREQERKEAEEASQKEIEEWEKSLLAEAAPTRMETMWEIPAIGHFLCLAQQILNLPEIVFYELERCLLMPQCNAFLSKIMTSLLSPPHRRSTLHRRPTLPYRTWEAALRQKVQQWYTVVGQTDNPDGCAEKLGLCPQFFKVLGEINPLEGKPFHELPFYQKVWLLKGLCDFVYETQKDVQDAVLGQPIHECREVILGYDFLENAYVHFPQFCGADVRIYKQKPFQAPAFPAPPIKVKKVPRIKLEKVKCEYVSKSNGEVRFGGREERLPHCKIEAGKSMDSLICCPAKIHLDSFSITTEKEMKPNCEIKMHRACDKKNPGCCKENQEKPISPGEIIGFGEPLSPGEIRVVENGEKDHEASLIKTEPSPLKTNTLKTCQAHVNGSHSNNPDMKCHKVTREMILENSLWNNKKLKLTKMRAKKKKKKKKKLKDILNAHLQRKRDDLQRKREIHPHPFKTYKPEIQNKLFIIKKKTKHKKHKSAYLH